One part of the Rhodococcus oxybenzonivorans genome encodes these proteins:
- a CDS encoding MCE family protein, translating to MHALTTVVILGAAAITSGCSLSLQGLSVGHAPDGPSYRITAEFAGADRVVPGAEVRAGQDVIGRVSEVSTRNFTARLEMRIRDDVRVPRDVTARIELPTALGNPFVRLNVEDGIGTPMGDGDAIPLLHTSRGPDIESGLAALATVLNGSGIDQMSTIMRELSAAFAGRSDKVRDLADMLNNTLGVVDDHRDELNRAIGASHTFSAELAAGQPILDRALTEMSPVIGLLLSQREQITALMHQASALTGEAERVLGSAGTELSAEIDDAGTVLAALEGFESELAPTLEAVARFLGGFAAATPGDYVTFNGTFDVTAVIAKLLTGSAPLEVPEARTLAEVLGGGVR from the coding sequence ATGCACGCACTGACGACTGTGGTGATCCTCGGGGCCGCCGCGATCACGTCCGGATGCTCGCTCAGCCTTCAAGGCCTGTCGGTCGGTCACGCGCCCGACGGGCCGTCGTATCGCATCACCGCAGAGTTCGCGGGTGCCGACCGGGTCGTACCCGGTGCCGAAGTCCGGGCCGGACAGGATGTGATCGGTCGCGTATCCGAGGTGTCCACCCGAAACTTCACCGCCAGGCTCGAAATGCGGATCCGTGACGACGTCCGTGTGCCCCGAGATGTCACCGCGCGGATCGAGCTACCCACTGCCCTCGGCAATCCCTTCGTGCGGCTGAACGTGGAGGACGGAATCGGGACACCGATGGGCGACGGTGACGCGATTCCATTGCTACACACGTCGCGCGGCCCGGACATCGAAAGTGGACTGGCAGCGCTCGCCACCGTGCTCAACGGTAGTGGAATCGATCAGATGAGCACCATCATGAGGGAATTGAGCGCAGCCTTCGCCGGCCGCTCCGACAAGGTGCGAGACCTTGCGGACATGTTGAACAACACGCTGGGTGTCGTCGATGACCACCGTGACGAACTGAACAGGGCAATAGGGGCCTCCCATACGTTTTCCGCCGAATTGGCGGCCGGACAACCGATACTGGATCGCGCGCTGACCGAAATGTCGCCGGTGATCGGCCTACTGCTGTCCCAGCGTGAACAGATCACCGCGCTCATGCACCAGGCGTCCGCACTCACCGGGGAAGCCGAACGTGTCCTCGGAAGCGCCGGAACGGAGCTGTCGGCCGAAATCGATGACGCCGGCACGGTACTGGCCGCCCTCGAAGGATTCGAATCGGAGCTGGCGCCGACACTGGAAGCGGTCGCACGGTTCCTCGGTGGATTCGCCGCCGCCACACCCGGCGACTACGTGACCTTCAACGGGACTTTCGACGTCACAGCGGTCATCGCGAAACTGCTCACCGGCTCGGCGCCCCTCGAGGTCCCGGAAGCCCGGACACTGGCCGAGGTGCTCGGCGGAGGTGTCCGCTGA
- a CDS encoding MCE family protein yields MTFVDKIRDVWDSLSGKERVRPVSPLAVGAVGITAATLVLAIVLVVPRLSFTVRTDAYTAELANAAGLTTSDYVYVAGVPAGRVTEVELAGDRVHVHFRLDGERRLGSTTSAGVKLSTILGRRYLDVAPSGPGETPSNGVIPLSRTSVPYSLDDIGSGAIEAASELDVEGLQKMVATVTDTMPTDATLNQDALAGISAASAILAKNADQITQLLDSSRTVTDVLVSQQDQLSTLLGNAEVVMKTLATRREAIRQMVEDLESLVAQASQFLGENTHDLDLLLANAREVTDRLNANLGNIDTLLTQGAPAARALVNSTGTGDWADVSAPSAFIADNLLCVVGLLTGCS; encoded by the coding sequence ATGACGTTCGTGGACAAGATTCGGGACGTCTGGGACTCCCTGTCCGGCAAGGAACGTGTGCGACCGGTCAGTCCTCTTGCCGTGGGAGCCGTGGGAATCACGGCCGCCACACTGGTTCTGGCGATCGTCCTCGTCGTACCTCGGCTGAGCTTTACCGTTCGGACCGACGCGTACACCGCGGAACTCGCCAACGCGGCAGGCCTGACCACCTCGGACTACGTCTACGTCGCCGGAGTTCCTGCCGGCCGGGTCACGGAGGTCGAGCTTGCCGGCGATCGCGTCCACGTCCATTTCCGGCTCGACGGTGAACGACGCCTCGGCTCCACGACTTCGGCGGGAGTGAAACTGTCGACCATCCTCGGTAGGAGATATCTCGATGTCGCGCCTTCCGGGCCGGGTGAAACGCCGTCGAACGGAGTGATCCCGTTGAGCCGCACCAGCGTGCCCTACTCCCTCGACGACATCGGGTCCGGCGCGATCGAAGCAGCGAGCGAACTGGACGTCGAGGGACTGCAGAAAATGGTTGCGACGGTCACGGACACGATGCCCACGGATGCCACCCTCAACCAGGATGCGCTGGCAGGGATCAGTGCAGCGTCCGCGATCCTGGCCAAGAATGCCGACCAGATCACGCAATTACTCGACAGTTCCCGAACTGTGACGGATGTGCTGGTAAGTCAACAGGACCAGTTGTCGACGCTGCTGGGAAACGCGGAGGTCGTCATGAAGACGCTGGCGACGCGACGGGAAGCGATACGCCAGATGGTCGAAGATCTGGAGTCCCTGGTAGCTCAGGCGTCGCAGTTCCTCGGCGAGAACACACACGATCTCGACCTCCTGCTTGCGAACGCACGTGAGGTGACGGACCGTCTCAACGCCAACCTGGGCAATATCGATACCCTCCTCACACAGGGTGCACCGGCCGCACGCGCCCTGGTCAACTCGACCGGAACGGGCGATTGGGCCGACGTCTCCGCACCCTCCGCCTTCATCGCGGACAACCTTCTGTGCGTCGTCGGACTGCTGACGGGGTGTTCGTGA
- a CDS encoding MCE family protein yields MKTAERRAVRIGLTVGLVVAVAVAGWLVIFRSSSTTVHSEFAYVNGVFPGTKVTVLGVPVGAVEAVEPRGATVLITMSVAADVSLPADAHSYVLVSSAIGERFVELGPAYTGGPVLDSGDTIPLERSHSPITWDQLMDSVETVVEVLGPEGGNVGAALSATAASTHGTGQAMNDAIRTLSQASSVVAGNSEDLGALIDNLEVLVTTISARQAQVDSLAQSLTVVGDEFAGQQFEIGSTIVQLTTLLDHIDQLVSARGGDVSASIDNLAGMSGVLRQHDTDLAEIMDLLPLLVDNIQRAVTPDQRARIRLNISTNLAQAEPTSPLCQVVDPILCRGPGITNPIQFPPSMSDPFGLRELMVGGR; encoded by the coding sequence GTGAAGACCGCGGAGCGCAGGGCTGTGAGGATCGGTCTGACAGTCGGGCTCGTCGTGGCGGTCGCAGTGGCCGGTTGGCTGGTGATCTTCCGTTCGTCCTCAACCACAGTGCATTCGGAGTTCGCCTACGTGAACGGGGTCTTTCCCGGAACCAAGGTCACCGTGCTGGGTGTCCCGGTGGGCGCCGTCGAGGCGGTGGAACCGAGGGGTGCGACGGTCCTGATCACCATGTCGGTCGCCGCCGATGTCAGCCTTCCTGCGGATGCGCATTCGTATGTGCTGGTCTCGTCCGCGATCGGTGAACGCTTCGTCGAACTCGGACCGGCCTACACCGGGGGACCGGTACTGGACAGTGGCGACACCATCCCGCTCGAGCGCAGTCACTCGCCGATTACCTGGGACCAACTGATGGACAGTGTCGAGACTGTGGTCGAGGTGCTCGGTCCGGAAGGCGGCAACGTGGGAGCCGCACTCTCGGCCACCGCGGCGTCCACTCACGGTACCGGCCAGGCGATGAACGATGCCATCCGCACGCTGTCCCAGGCGAGTTCGGTCGTCGCCGGCAACAGCGAGGATCTCGGCGCCCTCATCGATAACCTCGAGGTGCTCGTCACGACGATCTCGGCGCGGCAGGCTCAGGTCGACTCGCTGGCACAGTCGCTGACTGTCGTCGGCGACGAGTTCGCCGGACAGCAGTTCGAGATCGGCTCCACGATAGTGCAGCTCACGACTCTGCTGGACCACATCGATCAGCTCGTTTCCGCTCGCGGCGGCGACGTGAGTGCCAGTATCGACAACCTCGCCGGAATGAGTGGAGTCCTTCGACAGCACGACACCGACCTCGCCGAGATCATGGATCTGCTGCCCTTGCTCGTCGACAACATTCAGCGTGCGGTCACCCCCGACCAGCGTGCCCGCATCCGATTGAACATCTCGACCAATCTTGCGCAGGCGGAGCCGACGTCGCCTCTGTGTCAGGTGGTCGATCCGATCCTCTGCCGCGGACCAGGAATCACCAACCCGATTCAATTCCCTCCCAGCATGTCCGATCCGTTCGGGCTACGTGAACTCATGGTCGGAGGACGATGA